Proteins from a single region of Paenibacillus sp. BIHB 4019:
- a CDS encoding glycosyltransferase family 2 protein → MATASVCIVTYNSALDIEACLHAVLRQTLRPEQVIVIDNASSDGTQAIVQRYAANEDLKGNIHFSANILNNGFAGGQNQAIAQTDADYVLVLNPDVMLDQDFLLEAVDFMESHPQVGSVSGKLVLGSDPKKMDSAGLGMRPTRQAYDLATHESVVNWSKPQEVFGVSGAAAVYRMAMIRDIQIEGQFFDEDYFAYKEDVDVAWRAQKLGWKASYVPSAGALHHRGWKQGGRLSVPLFIRRHSYQNRWFTLIKNEPVSWQLIWLIPLLTFVEAAKLAYILLREPGLLGSWPVIFKMLPAMLRKRKQVNRKMKEKRR, encoded by the coding sequence ATGGCTACAGCAAGCGTCTGTATCGTGACCTACAATAGTGCTTTGGATATTGAAGCGTGCTTACATGCAGTTCTGCGTCAGACTTTGCGGCCAGAGCAGGTTATTGTTATTGATAATGCTTCCAGTGATGGAACACAAGCGATTGTGCAGCGTTATGCCGCAAATGAGGACTTGAAAGGAAATATTCATTTTAGCGCCAATATCTTAAACAATGGATTTGCTGGCGGGCAAAATCAGGCGATCGCTCAAACCGATGCTGATTACGTTCTGGTTCTTAATCCCGATGTGATGTTGGATCAAGATTTTTTGCTGGAAGCGGTAGATTTCATGGAAAGTCATCCGCAAGTTGGCAGCGTGTCGGGGAAGCTAGTACTCGGTTCCGATCCTAAAAAGATGGACAGTGCGGGACTTGGCATGCGACCGACACGCCAAGCCTATGATTTGGCCACCCACGAGTCTGTCGTGAATTGGAGCAAACCGCAGGAAGTATTCGGGGTATCCGGAGCAGCGGCAGTGTATCGCATGGCAATGATCCGTGATATTCAAATCGAAGGCCAGTTTTTTGATGAGGACTATTTTGCCTATAAAGAGGATGTGGACGTGGCGTGGCGGGCACAGAAGCTAGGCTGGAAAGCCAGTTATGTGCCTTCGGCGGGTGCGCTGCATCACCGAGGATGGAAGCAGGGCGGCCGCCTTTCTGTCCCTTTGTTCATCCGTAGACATTCGTATCAAAACCGCTGGTTCACGCTTATAAAAAATGAACCTGTCAGCTGGCAGCTGATCTGGTTGATTCCCTTGCTGACTTTTGTGGAAGCTGCAAAGCTTGCTTATATTTTGCTTAGAGAACCGGGGCTGCTTGGTTCTTGGCCCGTTATTTTCAAAATGCTGCCTGCAATGCT
- the rfbD gene encoding dTDP-4-dehydrorhamnose reductase: protein MITQQPRKPQRIVVTGAGGQLGAELAHLPKAEGIEIISLSRSELDVTDIEQCRAVLAKHCPDAIIHCGAYTAVDKAESEPDEAFRVNGAGTRNLAVAASAVGIKLCYISTDYVFDGTGTVPYNEYDNTNPQTVYGKSKLAGEYAVQTIHNRFFIVRTSWVFGKYGNNFVKTMLKMGTERANLNIVSDQLGSPTYTYDLAHFLLKLVQTENYGIYHASNTGVCSWHEFAQAIFEESGMKIQVEPCTTAEFPRPAPRPAYSVMDHSAIRSNDLQPLRPWREALQHYLKDSE, encoded by the coding sequence ATGATTACCCAGCAGCCTAGGAAGCCGCAGCGAATTGTGGTTACTGGTGCGGGAGGGCAGTTAGGGGCAGAACTTGCGCATTTGCCTAAGGCTGAGGGCATAGAGATTATCTCCCTTAGCCGCTCTGAACTCGATGTTACAGACATTGAGCAATGTCGTGCAGTGCTCGCGAAGCATTGCCCTGACGCAATTATACACTGTGGAGCTTATACAGCCGTTGATAAAGCCGAATCCGAGCCGGATGAGGCTTTTCGAGTAAATGGGGCAGGAACTCGGAATCTTGCAGTTGCAGCTTCTGCGGTGGGGATTAAGCTTTGCTACATCAGTACAGACTATGTGTTCGATGGTACAGGTACTGTGCCCTATAATGAATATGACAATACGAATCCGCAAACGGTATACGGCAAATCCAAATTGGCAGGCGAATATGCGGTCCAGACGATTCATAATCGTTTTTTTATTGTTCGGACTTCTTGGGTATTTGGCAAGTACGGAAATAACTTCGTAAAGACGATGCTGAAAATGGGAACGGAACGAGCCAACTTGAACATCGTCTCAGACCAGCTAGGCTCGCCAACATATACGTATGATTTGGCCCATTTTTTACTAAAGCTTGTACAGACAGAAAACTATGGTATTTACCATGCTTCTAACACGGGAGTTTGTTCTTGGCATGAATTTGCTCAGGCGATATTTGAGGAGAGCGGGATGAAAATTCAGGTAGAACCTTGTACAACTGCTGAGTTTCCTCGTCCCGCTCCACGACCAGCGTATTCAGTCATGGATCACAGTGCTATCCGCAGCAATGATTTACAGCCGCTGCGTCCATGGAGGGAAGCGCTGCAACATTATTTGAAAGATAGTGAGTGA
- the rfbB gene encoding dTDP-glucose 4,6-dehydratase yields MKLLVTGGAGFIGSNFILYMINKYPEYHIINVDALTYAGNLENLRSIEQHPNYTFVKADITDKSAIEPLFAAGLDAVLNFAAESHVDRSILHPEIFVQTNILGTQMLLDLSKQYQISKFVQVSTDEVYGTLGATGLFTEETPLAPNSPYSASKAGADLLVRAYHETFGLPVNITRCSNNYGPYQFPEKLIPLMIQNALQDKQLPVYGDGLNVRDWLYVEDHCSAIDLVLHKGRNGEVYNVGGNNERDNLHVVRKILQELGKPESLIAYVQDRLGHDRRYAIDADKIRNQLGWQPQFAYESGIKATIQWYLNNKEWMEQVVSGSYQQYYDKQYKDRLGEQS; encoded by the coding sequence GTGAAATTATTAGTTACCGGCGGTGCTGGCTTTATTGGCAGCAACTTTATACTTTATATGATCAATAAGTATCCGGAGTACCACATTATTAATGTAGATGCGCTCACTTACGCTGGAAATTTAGAAAATTTGCGCAGCATTGAGCAGCATCCGAACTATACATTCGTGAAGGCGGACATTACAGATAAATCGGCAATCGAGCCGCTTTTTGCAGCTGGTTTAGATGCCGTGCTGAATTTTGCAGCGGAGTCGCATGTGGACCGAAGCATTTTACATCCGGAAATTTTTGTGCAGACGAATATTTTGGGTACCCAGATGCTGCTTGACTTGTCTAAGCAATACCAGATTTCTAAATTTGTTCAAGTGTCTACCGACGAAGTATACGGAACACTTGGTGCGACTGGCCTCTTTACAGAAGAAACACCGCTTGCCCCAAATAGCCCTTATTCGGCGAGTAAAGCTGGAGCAGATCTGCTCGTAAGAGCCTATCACGAAACGTTTGGCCTACCAGTTAATATTACGCGCTGCTCCAATAACTATGGACCGTACCAATTTCCGGAAAAGCTCATTCCACTAATGATTCAAAATGCGCTGCAGGATAAGCAGCTGCCAGTCTACGGAGATGGTCTCAATGTTCGCGATTGGCTTTACGTCGAAGACCATTGTAGTGCCATAGATCTCGTATTGCATAAAGGACGCAATGGCGAGGTTTATAATGTTGGAGGCAACAACGAGCGTGACAATCTTCATGTTGTAAGAAAGATATTGCAAGAGCTGGGTAAGCCAGAATCTCTCATTGCTTATGTACAAGATCGACTCGGCCATGATCGCCGTTATGCGATTGATGCGGATAAAATTCGCAACCAGCTGGGCTGGCAGCCGCAGTTCGCCTATGAGAGCGGGATTAAAGCGACGATTCAGTGGTACTTAAACAACAAGGAATGGATGGAGCAGGTTGTGTCCGGCTCTTACCAGCAATATTATGATAAGCAATATAAGGATCGTTTGGGTGAACAGTCATGA
- the rfbC gene encoding dTDP-4-dehydrorhamnose 3,5-epimerase, which yields MKVTSKALQGLKIIEANLYGDQRGFFYESYNVETFRKVGINSKFIQDNHSLSVEAGVLRGLHYQLNPKAQTKLVRVTAGAIYDVVVDIRKGSPTFGDWQGFILSAANKRQLLVPQGFAHGFCTIVPNTEVQYKVDALYSPEHDRGIAWNDPALGIDWPTSKPILSDKDGKHPVLADAEINFVYEG from the coding sequence CTCAAAATAATTGAAGCGAACTTATATGGTGATCAACGTGGTTTTTTTTATGAAAGTTACAATGTTGAAACGTTTCGTAAAGTAGGGATTAACAGTAAATTTATCCAAGACAATCATTCCCTATCTGTTGAAGCAGGCGTTTTACGTGGCCTTCATTACCAGTTGAATCCAAAGGCTCAAACCAAGCTGGTACGAGTAACCGCCGGAGCTATTTACGACGTCGTTGTCGACATTCGCAAAGGTTCACCTACTTTTGGAGATTGGCAGGGCTTTATTCTAAGTGCAGCCAATAAGCGTCAGCTTCTTGTACCGCAAGGATTTGCACATGGCTTCTGTACAATCGTGCCTAATACCGAAGTACAATACAAAGTCGATGCGCTTTATTCCCCAGAGCATGACAGAGGCATAGCCTGGAATGATCCGGCACTTGGTATTGATTGGCCAACATCCAAGCCGATTCTTTCTGACAAGGATGGCAAGCATCCCGTTCTTGCCGATGCGGAAATTAATTTTGTATATGAAGGGTGA